The following are encoded in a window of Calonectris borealis chromosome 17, bCalBor7.hap1.2, whole genome shotgun sequence genomic DNA:
- the R3HDML gene encoding peptidase inhibitor R3HDML, with product MAVLRLHLYLAALGFWMTQQSSSFLLPNATELLSPPGGRAAGLLWGVGVPRSRRKRYLSPRDMSVILDYHNQVRAQVTPPAANMEYMVWDERLARAAEAWAARCLWDHGPPQLMKYVGQNLSIHSGRYRSVVDMVKSWHQEKQHYSFPQPRECNPRCPSTCSSSVCSHYTQMVWASSSRLGCALGTCANVRVWGSTWRHAVLLVCNYAIKGNWLGEAPYKVGRPCSACPPTYGGGCSNNMCFTGLKSNQVSWF from the exons ATGGCGGTGCTGCGCCTGCACCTGTACCTCGCTGCCTTGGGCTTCTGGATGACGCAGCAGTCCAGCTCCTTCCTGCTGCCCAATGCCACCGAGCTCCTGTCCCCCCCGGGGGGCAGAGCCGCGGGCCTGCtgtggggtgtgggggtcccccGGAGCCGTCGGAAGCGATACCTCTCCCCTCGTGACATGAGCGTGATTTTGGACTATCACAACCAAGTGCGGGCACAGGTGACCCCCCCCGCCGCCAACATGGAGTATATG GTGTGGGACGAGCGGCTGGCCAGGGCAGCGGAGGCGTGGGCTGCGCGCTGCCTGTGGGACCACGGGCCCCCCCAGCTGATGAAATACGTGGGGCAGAACCTCTCCATCCACTCGGGCAG GTACCGCTCCGTTGTGGACATGGTGAAATCGTGGCATCAGGAGAAGCAGCACtactccttcccccagccccgcgAGTGCAACCCCCGCTGCCCCTCCACATGCAGCAGCTCTGTCTGCAGCCACTACACGCAG ATGGTGTGGGCATCCTCCAGCCGCCTGGGCTGCGCCCTCGGCACCTGCGCCAACGTGCGGGTGTGGGGCAGCACGTGGCGGCACGCTGTCCTCCTCGTCTGCAACTACGCCATCAA GGGCAACTGGCTGGGAGAAGCACCATACAAAGTGGGGAGGCCATGCTCAGCCTGCCCCCCCACCTACGGCGGGGGCTGCTCCAACAACATGTGCTTCACCGGACTCAAATCCAATCAAGTCAGCTGGTTCTAG